From Microcystis aeruginosa NIES-2549, a single genomic window includes:
- a CDS encoding serine/threonine-protein kinase, whose translation MSAESRHRRLLANRYQLVELIGSGAMGQVYRAEDKLLGGVTVAVKFLSQTLLNKKMRERFEREATISALLGEKSIHIVKVRDYGVDEKEVPFYVMEFLQGESIGEIIKYHPLPLPRFFNLTRQICFGIECAHKGIIFQGEMCPIIHRDIKPSNIIVIQDSGLGELVKILDFGIAKLIQSGESQTQSFMGTLAYCSPEQMEGKELDHRSDIYSFGIVMYEMITGETPLFPDNSSFGGWYEVHHYAEPRAFNPSLQLPPELEQLILRCLAKAPSDRPQSVTDILQLLERLEPLVKNNQPNKLNRIGEIVQKIDDYTTKTKTLDDLDRTSVAVPSTKDICLKSSWPEDKPRQKIVFPRCIKAADGVFASLWVMLDREDIPVRVASVRYNQFLFLPTPHPMILWITVLYHRQQGPRWLPCYLDLKTPQGQKMTKTLGETGQYWILFFSLEGGHICENVITANIPPNQCQILQQWVRDSQLAPVGSPQISKRTLKRKLDELKPKILAKLASELAQDT comes from the coding sequence ATGTCGGCAGAATCTAGACATCGGCGCCTACTTGCCAATCGATACCAACTGGTCGAGTTGATCGGTAGCGGTGCCATGGGACAAGTATATCGAGCGGAAGATAAACTCTTAGGTGGCGTAACCGTCGCCGTGAAATTCCTCTCGCAAACTCTCCTCAACAAAAAAATGCGCGAGCGTTTCGAGCGAGAGGCAACTATTTCGGCACTTTTAGGCGAAAAAAGTATTCATATTGTTAAAGTTCGTGATTATGGTGTAGATGAAAAGGAAGTCCCCTTCTACGTCATGGAATTTTTGCAGGGGGAAAGCATAGGAGAAATCATCAAATATCACCCGCTGCCCCTCCCGCGCTTTTTCAATCTCACCCGTCAGATTTGTTTCGGCATCGAATGCGCCCATAAGGGTATTATCTTCCAAGGCGAGATGTGTCCGATTATTCACCGGGACATCAAACCTAGTAATATTATCGTGATTCAGGACTCAGGATTAGGGGAATTGGTGAAAATTCTCGATTTTGGCATCGCTAAACTCATCCAATCGGGAGAATCCCAAACCCAATCGTTTATGGGAACCTTAGCCTATTGTTCCCCAGAACAGATGGAAGGTAAAGAACTCGATCATCGTTCCGATATCTACAGTTTCGGCATCGTGATGTACGAGATGATCACGGGAGAAACACCCCTTTTTCCCGATAATTCCTCCTTTGGCGGTTGGTATGAGGTTCACCACTACGCTGAACCCCGTGCCTTTAATCCTAGCTTGCAATTACCGCCAGAATTAGAACAGTTAATCCTGCGCTGTTTAGCCAAAGCACCCAGCGATCGACCGCAAAGTGTTACAGATATACTACAACTTCTCGAACGACTCGAACCCCTAGTCAAAAATAATCAACCCAATAAATTGAATCGTATCGGTGAAATAGTCCAAAAAATCGACGATTACACCACCAAAACTAAAACCCTTGATGATTTAGATCGAACCAGTGTTGCTGTCCCTAGTACCAAGGATATCTGTCTCAAGTCCAGTTGGCCCGAGGATAAACCGCGCCAAAAAATCGTCTTCCCACGCTGTATCAAGGCTGCTGACGGCGTTTTTGCCAGTTTATGGGTAATGTTGGATCGAGAAGATATCCCCGTTCGGGTTGCTAGTGTCCGTTATAATCAATTCCTCTTTTTACCCACACCCCACCCGATGATTCTCTGGATTACTGTCCTCTATCATCGTCAACAGGGGCCCCGCTGGTTGCCCTGTTATTTGGACTTAAAAACCCCCCAGGGTCAAAAAATGACCAAAACCCTCGGCGAAACCGGTCAATACTGGATTTTATTTTTCTCCCTCGAAGGCGGCCATATCTGTGAAAATGTGATCACCGCTAATATTCCTCCCAATCAATGCCAAATTTTGCAGCAATGGGTGAGAGATAGTCAATTAGCCCCAGTGGGCAGCCCGCAAATTAGCAAGCGGACGTTAAAACGGAAACTTGATGAACTTAAACCCAAAATTTTGGCCAAATTAGCCTCAGAATTAGCCCAAGACACATAA
- the cruG gene encoding 2'-O-glycosyltransferase CruG, with protein MLTEIILGAFCLGLLLSQAVAFFILLSRLLKGARRRPPLTPQPATPEMLGTVSVIVPTLNEVARIDGCLRGLSQQSYEVREILIVDSNSQDGTREKVKEMAAKDPRFRLKTDYALPPDWVGRPWALHNGFLFSSPESDWILGIDADTQPQANLVASLVKAAIAEGYDLVSLSPQFILSYPGEWWLQPALLMTLLYRFDAAGVRGQDPERVMANGQCFLCRRSVLAALDGYSGAKGSFCDDVTLARLAATKGYRVGFLDGAKLIRVRMYEGLKETWREWGRSLDLKDASYQGQLWGDLALLALTQGLPIIITPLLLTALIFGYNFLSLQIVLTLNLLLLLIRFALLLAVSPSYYRGEKVNLSSGLFWLSPLADPLAVIRIFISAFTRPQSWRGRLY; from the coding sequence TTGTTAACTGAGATAATTCTCGGTGCATTCTGCCTGGGGCTACTGCTGTCTCAGGCTGTTGCATTTTTTATCCTTCTTTCCCGTCTGCTAAAAGGGGCGCGTCGTCGTCCTCCCCTGACTCCCCAACCTGCCACCCCAGAAATGTTAGGGACAGTAAGCGTGATTGTGCCGACGTTAAACGAAGTGGCCAGGATTGACGGTTGTTTACGGGGATTGAGTCAACAGAGTTACGAAGTGCGAGAAATTCTGATTGTCGATAGCAATTCCCAAGATGGTACGCGGGAAAAAGTCAAGGAGATGGCGGCAAAAGACCCCCGCTTTCGCTTGAAAACCGATTATGCTTTGCCTCCCGATTGGGTAGGTCGTCCCTGGGCGTTACATAATGGTTTTTTGTTTAGTTCTCCTGAAAGTGACTGGATTTTGGGCATTGATGCCGATACCCAACCCCAAGCAAATTTAGTCGCCAGTTTAGTTAAAGCTGCGATCGCAGAAGGTTATGATTTAGTTTCCCTGTCGCCGCAATTTATCCTCTCCTATCCGGGAGAATGGTGGTTACAGCCGGCTTTATTGATGACTTTGCTCTATCGCTTTGATGCGGCCGGAGTGCGCGGGCAAGATCCCGAACGAGTCATGGCCAATGGTCAATGTTTTCTCTGCCGCCGGTCAGTTTTAGCGGCTTTAGACGGTTATAGCGGGGCAAAAGGTTCTTTTTGCGATGATGTCACCCTGGCCCGTCTAGCGGCAACGAAAGGCTATCGGGTGGGATTTCTCGATGGGGCGAAGTTGATTCGCGTGCGGATGTACGAAGGACTTAAGGAAACTTGGCGCGAATGGGGCAGATCCCTTGACCTCAAAGATGCCTCCTATCAGGGGCAATTATGGGGCGATTTAGCTTTATTAGCTCTTACTCAGGGATTACCGATAATTATCACTCCTTTACTGCTCACAGCTTTGATTTTTGGCTACAATTTCCTGAGTTTACAAATTGTTTTGACTTTAAACCTGCTGCTGTTATTGATTCGTTTTGCCCTTTTATTGGCTGTCTCTCCTAGTTACTATCGGGGCGAAAAAGTCAATCTATCTTCGGGATTATTTTGGCTATCTCCCCTCGCAGATCCGCTGGCAGTTATCCGCATTTTTATCTCTGCTTTTACCCGTCCCCAAAGTTGGCGCGGTCGATTGTATTAA
- a CDS encoding N-6 DNA methylase, with the protein MSLIQEGIKKGLIKLDDEEKYITYINQNKKRNYSNPEEQVQAETFLKLVLTYGYAQKRIRLFVPVVMGSSTKEADIIVYNDDGHKSPHIVVECKKQEVSELEFTQAVEQGFSYAVAEGAKYVWITSGIKDEYYQVPTEKPKERITITDIPQSGVETLARFKYAKGGGISNGQKLFELTVVTEDELTRRFKQAHQSLWGGGELNPSEAFDELDKLIFCKIWDEKKARKVGEPYDFQIFSVAPKANEKEEERKQRENKQLSERIKALYEEGRRADAEVFKDDIRLSPEKLRTVVGYLESINLGETDLDSKGRAFETFMGSFFRGDFGQYFTPRPIVKFIVDVLPIKHNSLVLDTSCGSGGFLLHALEKVRREADEYYPNYQTDPKEYNKHYQHWHNFAQSNLFGIEINEQIARVAKMNMIIHDDGHTNVIAADGLRDSEDLIKRTENKGFTYNRFDFVITNPPFGSVIKQTEQAYISQYSFAMKAVDWLNPKSRTTERDSQSTEVLFLEQCHRFLKEGGYLAMVVPDGILTNSSLQYVREGIEEKYRIVAVVSMPQTAFSATGAGVKSSVLFLKKHSQAVTESIQQAKLALQDQIKQGNDYLKLLDKIENNKKRHLKELRGFDNAQNLSGKALTDSELYKEWKKSVTAEYNDQIEALKESLSDQYAEEKQKVIEDYPIFMAIAEDIGYDATGKPTNNNELDFIGRELARFIESIESAKDSFFLSLDVDKDKIFLVNLQGLEGRLDPHFYEPKFIENEIKLQKIGCTKLAHQSLSIFSGITPKSGGDAYCEMNVGIPFIRSGDFLENGNINFSELLYIKPDIHNGIMKGSQLKKNDLLIAIVGATIGKVGIYQDARDSNINQAIAAVRLKQNLKPEFVRAFLLTPIGQKVIDRIKRPVARANLNLEEVGSFLIPNFSISKQNKIILAMENAYAAKKQKELEAQQLLESIDDYLLGELGIELPEPEENTIQNRVFIRNLSEVSGDRFDSYYYKNIFELLKQSVLNGKYPINRLRDLSSDIQNGVEIRNYSNRGFRYLRVTDLGKYDINNNSPRYVDVTEIPSRIILNERCLLVSRSGSLGLISRVEPEIQNAILSSHIFKVELDINIIVPEYAEAFLRSKVGQLEIFRENNGGVIPEINQIALGKILIPFPPLEKQIEISEHITAIRNQAKQLQQQAKDDLEKAKQEVEAMILGDD; encoded by the coding sequence ATGAGTTTAATTCAAGAAGGAATAAAAAAAGGCTTAATTAAGTTAGATGATGAGGAGAAATATATTACCTATATTAATCAAAATAAAAAGCGCAATTATAGCAATCCTGAAGAACAGGTACAGGCTGAGACTTTTTTAAAGTTAGTTTTGACCTATGGTTATGCTCAAAAGCGGATTCGGTTATTTGTTCCCGTAGTAATGGGATCATCGACCAAAGAAGCGGATATTATTGTTTATAATGATGATGGGCATAAATCCCCTCATATCGTTGTTGAATGTAAAAAACAAGAGGTTTCAGAATTAGAATTTACTCAGGCAGTAGAGCAGGGTTTTAGTTATGCGGTGGCGGAAGGAGCGAAATATGTTTGGATAACTTCCGGTATTAAAGATGAATATTATCAAGTACCAACAGAAAAGCCAAAGGAAAGAATTACTATCACTGATATTCCACAATCGGGAGTGGAAACATTAGCGCGTTTTAAATATGCTAAAGGTGGTGGTATTTCTAATGGACAAAAGTTATTTGAGTTAACAGTAGTTACAGAGGATGAGTTAACCCGTCGTTTTAAGCAGGCTCATCAATCGTTATGGGGAGGGGGAGAGTTGAATCCCTCGGAAGCTTTTGACGAGTTAGATAAGCTAATTTTTTGTAAAATTTGGGATGAAAAGAAAGCTCGCAAGGTAGGGGAACCCTACGATTTTCAGATCTTTAGTGTTGCTCCTAAAGCTAATGAAAAAGAGGAGGAAAGAAAGCAACGGGAAAATAAGCAATTAAGTGAGCGCATTAAGGCTTTATATGAAGAAGGTCGTCGAGCAGATGCAGAAGTTTTTAAGGATGATATTCGCTTAAGTCCAGAGAAGTTGCGGACGGTGGTGGGTTATTTGGAAAGTATTAATTTAGGCGAAACAGACTTAGATAGTAAGGGTCGCGCTTTTGAGACGTTTATGGGGTCATTTTTTCGCGGAGATTTTGGGCAGTATTTTACACCTCGACCAATTGTTAAGTTTATTGTGGATGTGCTACCCATCAAGCACAATTCTTTAGTTTTAGACACATCTTGTGGAAGCGGTGGTTTTCTGCTTCATGCGTTAGAGAAGGTTCGTAGGGAAGCTGATGAATACTATCCCAATTATCAAACGGATCCGAAAGAATATAACAAACATTATCAGCATTGGCATAATTTTGCTCAGAGTAATTTGTTTGGCATTGAAATTAATGAACAGATTGCTCGGGTTGCCAAAATGAATATGATTATCCATGATGATGGTCATACCAATGTAATTGCGGCGGATGGTTTACGCGATAGCGAAGATTTAATTAAACGGACAGAAAATAAAGGCTTTACATATAATCGCTTTGATTTTGTTATTACTAATCCGCCTTTTGGTTCGGTTATTAAACAAACGGAACAGGCTTATATATCCCAATATAGCTTTGCGATGAAGGCGGTAGATTGGTTAAATCCTAAAAGTAGGACAACGGAGCGGGACAGCCAAAGTACAGAAGTTTTATTTCTTGAGCAATGTCATCGTTTTTTAAAGGAAGGTGGCTATTTAGCGATGGTGGTTCCTGATGGTATTTTGACTAATTCAAGTTTGCAGTATGTCAGGGAGGGAATCGAGGAAAAATATCGCATTGTGGCGGTGGTTTCGATGCCTCAGACGGCTTTTTCTGCAACGGGAGCGGGGGTTAAAAGTTCGGTTTTATTTTTGAAAAAGCATTCGCAAGCAGTAACGGAAAGTATTCAACAGGCTAAACTGGCTTTACAGGATCAAATTAAGCAAGGCAATGATTATTTAAAGTTATTGGATAAGATTGAAAATAATAAGAAGCGGCATTTAAAGGAGTTACGAGGTTTTGATAATGCTCAAAATTTGTCCGGTAAAGCGTTGACGGATTCGGAGCTTTATAAGGAGTGGAAAAAGTCGGTCACGGCGGAATATAATGACCAAATTGAGGCTTTAAAGGAGTCTTTGAGTGATCAGTATGCGGAGGAAAAGCAAAAGGTAATCGAAGATTATCCGATTTTTATGGCAATTGCCGAAGATATTGGTTATGATGCAACGGGTAAACCGACTAATAATAATGAGTTAGATTTTATTGGTCGGGAGCTTGCGCGGTTTATTGAGTCGATAGAGTCAGCAAAAGATAGTTTTTTTTTAAGTCTTGATGTGGATAAAGATAAAATTTTTCTGGTTAATTTACAAGGATTAGAAGGAAGACTCGATCCACATTTTTACGAGCCAAAATTTATAGAGAATGAAATAAAATTACAAAAAATAGGTTGTACTAAATTAGCTCATCAAAGTTTATCTATATTTTCTGGAATTACTCCGAAAAGTGGAGGTGATGCTTATTGTGAAATGAATGTAGGGATACCTTTTATAAGAAGTGGTGACTTTTTAGAAAATGGTAATATTAATTTTTCCGAATTACTATATATAAAGCCAGATATTCATAATGGCATTATGAAAGGTTCACAACTTAAAAAAAATGATCTCTTGATCGCTATTGTTGGGGCTACGATAGGAAAAGTAGGAATCTATCAAGATGCAAGAGATTCTAATATTAATCAGGCGATTGCGGCTGTTAGATTAAAACAAAATCTCAAGCCAGAATTTGTCAGAGCTTTTTTGCTTACACCAATCGGTCAAAAAGTAATTGATCGAATCAAAAGACCAGTTGCAAGAGCAAATTTAAATCTTGAGGAAGTAGGTTCTTTTCTCATACCTAATTTTTCTATTTCTAAACAAAATAAAATTATCTTAGCAATGGAGAATGCTTATGCGGCTAAAAAACAAAAAGAATTAGAGGCACAGCAATTACTTGAAAGTATTGATGATTATCTGTTAGGCGAGTTGGGGATTGAGTTACCCGAACCCGAAGAAAACACTATTCAAAACCGAGTTTTTATCCGTAATTTAAGCGAGGTATCAGGCGATAGGTTTGATTCTTACTACTATAAAAATATTTTTGAACTCTTAAAACAATCAGTTTTAAATGGAAAATACCCTATCAATAGATTAAGAGATTTATCTTCTGATATTCAGAATGGTGTAGAAATAAGAAATTATTCTAATAGAGGTTTTCGTTATTTAAGAGTTACAGATTTAGGAAAATATGATATTAACAATAACTCTCCTCGATATGTTGATGTCACTGAAATTCCATCTAGGATAATTTTAAATGAAAGATGTCTTTTAGTTTCTCGTTCAGGTTCATTAGGCTTGATTAGTAGAGTAGAGCCAGAAATACAAAATGCAATTTTAAGTTCTCATATTTTTAAAGTTGAGCTTGATATAAACATTATTGTTCCAGAATATGCTGAAGCATTTCTCCGTAGTAAAGTCGGTCAATTGGAGATTTTTAGGGAAAATAATGGAGGTGTTATTCCAGAAATCAATCAAATAGCTTTAGGAAAAATACTTATTCCATTCCCTCCTCTTGAAAAACAAATCGAAATTAGTGAGCATATCACGGCAATTCGTAATCAAGCCAAACAACTCCAACAACAAGCCAAAGACGACCTAGAAAAAGCTAAACAGGAAGTCGAAGCCATGATTTTAGGTGATGACTAA
- a CDS encoding N-acetylmuramoyl-L-alanine amidase — translation MGPFWLKVRTFGQNILIGLVLVLLIGFYDSISAKSTSLMIVYPPDNHQTTASKIFFIGSAPPSGQVLLNNQPIQRSAKGYFAPSFPLQVGENNFTIRYQNQTINRQIIRLDTQSVIPQELAFADNSLSPSVHRTRLVGEWICFSAIATPQAQVSVQLGDKILPLLPQTQTTKLPSNAAVLTNLNQANSEDKTGYYRGCQQFKQEANLGKPIFTAQLNNRSISQQGQGEINIISDQNLPVIEIIAVQGVARTGPGSNYSRLTPLPQGTKARVTGKEGDWLRLDYGGWILERETRLIVNEVLDNANIRGLSSRSINQATEIIFPLSHPVPIAVRQEDDKFILTLYNTIAQTDTIFLVDNPLVRRLDWRQINPNTIEYTFNLNQKQQWGYSLRYQGTNLILTLRHPPENRANLQGKVILLDPGHGGKETGAVGPTGYTEKEINLLMSKLIKRELEKLGATVYLTRETDIELSLPARVEMINNLQPTLALSVHYNALPDDGDALNTQGIGIFWYHPQAADLSVFLHDYLTKNLNRPSYGVFWNNLALTRPYSSPSLLLELGFMSNPQEFEWITDTQAQKQLAQVLAAGISQWFQQSGVIASS, via the coding sequence ATGGGGCCATTCTGGTTAAAAGTGAGAACTTTTGGGCAAAATATCTTAATTGGTTTAGTTTTAGTGCTATTAATCGGTTTTTATGACAGCATCAGCGCTAAATCTACCTCATTAATGATTGTTTATCCCCCCGATAATCATCAAACCACGGCCTCGAAAATCTTTTTTATTGGTTCTGCTCCTCCATCGGGTCAAGTTTTGCTTAATAATCAACCGATTCAACGCAGTGCTAAAGGATATTTTGCCCCTAGTTTTCCCCTACAAGTTGGCGAAAATAATTTCACTATTCGCTATCAAAACCAAACTATTAATCGTCAAATAATTCGTCTAGATACTCAGTCCGTTATTCCCCAAGAATTAGCTTTTGCTGATAACTCTCTCAGTCCTTCTGTCCATAGGACGAGGTTAGTGGGGGAATGGATTTGTTTTAGTGCGATTGCCACTCCCCAAGCTCAGGTTTCTGTGCAGTTAGGAGATAAAATCTTACCTCTTTTACCCCAAACTCAAACTACAAAACTGCCTAGTAATGCCGCAGTTTTAACTAATCTTAATCAAGCGAATTCCGAGGATAAAACTGGTTACTATCGAGGTTGTCAGCAGTTTAAGCAAGAGGCTAACTTAGGAAAACCTATTTTTACAGCACAATTAAATAATCGCTCGATTAGTCAACAAGGTCAAGGAGAAATTAACATTATTAGCGATCAAAATTTACCAGTGATTGAAATTATAGCGGTCCAAGGGGTAGCTCGCACGGGGCCGGGTAGTAATTATTCCCGTTTAACTCCTTTACCCCAAGGCACAAAAGCGAGAGTCACTGGGAAAGAAGGGGATTGGTTACGGTTAGATTATGGTGGTTGGATTTTAGAGCGAGAAACCCGTTTAATAGTTAATGAGGTCTTAGATAATGCTAATATTCGCGGTCTCTCTTCTCGAAGTATCAATCAAGCAACGGAAATTATTTTCCCCCTCTCCCATCCTGTACCCATCGCCGTGAGACAAGAGGATGATAAATTTATTTTGACTCTTTATAATACCATTGCCCAAACCGATACAATTTTTCTGGTGGATAATCCTTTAGTAAGACGTTTAGATTGGCGACAAATCAACCCGAATACGATAGAATACACTTTTAATCTTAACCAAAAACAACAGTGGGGTTATAGTCTTCGTTACCAGGGGACAAATTTAATCTTAACCCTGCGTCATCCCCCGGAAAACAGAGCTAATTTACAGGGCAAAGTTATTTTATTAGATCCAGGACATGGAGGTAAAGAAACCGGTGCTGTCGGTCCAACGGGTTACACGGAAAAAGAGATTAATTTGCTTATGTCTAAATTAATTAAACGGGAGTTAGAAAAATTGGGGGCAACAGTTTATTTAACCAGAGAAACGGACATCGAACTATCCCTACCGGCACGGGTAGAGATGATTAATAATCTACAACCAACCCTAGCACTATCGGTTCACTATAATGCTTTACCCGATGATGGAGATGCCTTAAATACCCAAGGAATTGGCATATTTTGGTATCATCCCCAGGCAGCGGATCTATCGGTTTTTCTCCACGATTATTTAACCAAAAATCTTAACCGTCCTTCCTATGGAGTATTTTGGAATAATTTGGCTTTAACTCGTCCCTATAGTAGTCCTTCATTGTTATTAGAGTTAGGATTTATGAGTAATCCTCAAGAATTTGAATGGATTACCGATACTCAGGCACAAAAACAATTAGCGCAGGTTTTAGCCGCCGGAATTAGCCAATGGTTTCAACAATCTGGGGTAATTGCTTCCAGTTAA
- a CDS encoding peroxiredoxin, with protein sequence MALTVGTIAPNFTTTDDTGKTVSLSDFQGKVVVLYFYPKDDTPGCTKQAQSFRDNYEQYQDKEIVVFGVSRDDQGSHAQFKEKYSLPFQLLVDTDGAITKAYDVDGGGYSKRVTYIIDAEGKISYMDDKVNTASHASDILCVVG encoded by the coding sequence ATGGCTTTAACCGTTGGAACAATCGCACCGAACTTTACCACCACCGACGATACTGGAAAAACCGTTTCCCTGTCGGATTTTCAAGGTAAAGTCGTAGTTTTATACTTCTATCCCAAAGATGACACCCCCGGCTGCACCAAGCAAGCGCAAAGCTTCCGGGATAACTACGAACAATACCAAGACAAGGAAATAGTAGTCTTCGGGGTGAGCAGGGATGACCAGGGTTCCCATGCACAATTTAAAGAAAAATACAGTTTACCCTTCCAATTGCTCGTAGATACCGATGGTGCTATCACCAAAGCTTATGATGTCGATGGTGGTGGCTATTCTAAGCGCGTCACCTATATCATCGATGCGGAAGGCAAAATTAGCTATATGGATGACAAAGTGAATACCGCTAGTCACGCATCGGATATTCTCTGTGTGGTCGGTTAA
- the cruF gene encoding gamma-carotene 1'-hydroxylase CruF — translation MRRLIAIEKALLIGHIVSMAFGLAGLLLVLPHPEFVANLPDFGKTAFAWSMAGGGVVYMVLGMAAVAVYAYRTLGVWHWLGFMVPAISLSLCSELLGTSTGFPFGHYRYLSGLGYKIAGLVPFTIPLSWFYLGFSAYIIARVGLSTLAIPQWLQNLGAIAIGAVLLTSWDFVLDPAMSQTTMPFWIWEQPGAFFGMPYENFAGWFGTGCVFMTVATLIWQVQPVKLPSQDLTLPFVMYLGNFGFATVMSMGAGIYPPIFLGLLTGILPLILLYNRAKTVASGQTVATSEVTTLKIPVVSVRGAK, via the coding sequence ATGAGACGACTAATTGCGATCGAAAAAGCTCTGCTCATCGGTCATATTGTATCGATGGCTTTTGGACTAGCGGGATTGTTGCTAGTCTTGCCTCATCCCGAATTTGTGGCCAATTTACCGGATTTTGGCAAAACCGCCTTTGCTTGGTCAATGGCCGGGGGGGGTGTGGTGTATATGGTGTTAGGAATGGCAGCGGTGGCTGTTTATGCCTATCGGACTCTAGGAGTGTGGCACTGGTTAGGATTCATGGTTCCCGCTATCAGTTTATCCCTTTGTAGCGAACTATTAGGAACCAGTACCGGCTTTCCTTTCGGTCATTATCGTTATCTTTCGGGCTTAGGTTACAAAATTGCGGGTTTAGTACCCTTTACCATCCCCCTATCTTGGTTTTATCTCGGTTTTAGTGCCTATATCATCGCTCGCGTTGGTTTATCCACTCTTGCTATACCCCAATGGCTACAAAATCTAGGAGCGATCGCTATCGGGGCGGTATTATTAACTTCCTGGGATTTTGTCCTAGATCCGGCCATGAGTCAAACTACCATGCCCTTCTGGATTTGGGAACAACCGGGGGCCTTCTTTGGGATGCCCTATGAAAATTTTGCCGGTTGGTTCGGTACAGGCTGTGTTTTTATGACGGTAGCCACTTTAATCTGGCAAGTGCAACCGGTGAAACTGCCAAGTCAAGATTTAACCCTACCTTTTGTGATGTATTTGGGTAATTTTGGCTTTGCTACGGTCATGAGTATGGGTGCTGGTATTTATCCGCCGATTTTCCTAGGATTACTCACCGGTATTCTGCCTTTAATACTCCTCTATAATCGCGCCAAGACTGTTGCTTCCGGGCAAACAGTGGCAACCAGCGAAGTAACAACCCTAAAAATCCCCGTTGTTTCGGTGAGAGGAGCCAAATAA